Proteins encoded in a region of the Kryptolebias marmoratus isolate JLee-2015 linkage group LG14, ASM164957v2, whole genome shotgun sequence genome:
- the uck1 gene encoding uridine-cytidine kinase 1, translated as MNAVGFFEEAEKPRHRPFLIGVSGGTASGKSTVCAKIMELLGQNKVDHRQRKVAIISQDSFYKVLTPDQKAKALKGQYNFDHPEAFDNELMYKTLKDIVEGNVVEVPTYDFVTHSRLEDRITFYPADVVLFEGILVFYPQKVREMFHMKLFVDTDSDVRLSRRVLRDMSRGRDLDQILNQYTTFVKPAFEEFCLPTKKYADVIIPRGVDNMVAINLIVQHIQDILNGDICKWQRGSTNGRGFKRVTSEQCDLQNGSTNPPIKRVLLEPSSRPH; from the exons ATGAATGCTGTCGGATTCTTCGAGGAGGCAGAAAAGCCAAGACATCGCCCGTTTTTGATCGGGGTCAGCGGAGGGACGGCCAGCggaaag TCTACAGTATGCGCTAAGATCATGGAGCTCCTTGGCCAAAACAAGGTGGACCACCGCCAGAGGAAGGTGGCCATCATCAGCCAGGACAGCTTCTACAAAGTCCTGACCCCAGATCAGAAGGCCAAAGCCCTCAAGGGCCAGTACAACTTTGATCACCCAG AGGCATTTGACAATGAATTAATGTACAAAACTTTAAAGGACATCGTGGAAGGAAACGTGGTTGAAGTGCCAACATACGACTTTGTCACCCACTCCAG GTTGGAAGACCGCATCACATTTTACCCAGCAGATGTGGTCCTCTTTGAGGGGATTCTGGTTTTCTACCCCCAGAAAGTGCGTGAAATGTTTCACATGAAGCTCTTTGTGGACACAGATTCAGATGTCCGGCTGTCTCGCAGAG TCCTCCGAGACATGAGCAGAGGGAGAGACCTGGATCAGATTCTCAATCAGTACACAACATTTGTAAAGCCTGCTTTTGAGGAGTTTTGTTTGCCT ACCAAGAAATATGCAGATGTCATTATTCCAAGGGGAGTTGATAACATGG TGGCCATAAACCTCATTGTGCAGCACATCCAAGACATTCTGAACGGTGACATTTGCAAATGGCAGCGCGGATCCACCAACGGCCGGGGCTTCAAGCGAGTGACCTCCGAGCAGTGTGACCTGCAGAACGGATCTACCAACCCTCCAATAAAGAGGGTTCTGCTGGAGCCCAGCAGTCGGCCTCACTGA
- the dnlz gene encoding DNL-type zinc finger protein translates to MLILGRCFTFTPFLKMWLPLSLVLRCHYGRLSLSRLRAVFRYPRRTVRHSSHDMFQCFSPALRCETHFSSHRGFSSLPPARDDSIGKIQSTHYHLVYTCKVCSTRSMQKISKLAYHKGIVIVTCPGCNNHHIIADNLNWFSDLEGKRNIEEILAAKGETVKKVEGSAALEIVVDESSRDESQQSDKMDSNPERENK, encoded by the exons ATGTTAATCTTAGGACGCTGTTTTACTTTTacgccttttttaaaaatgtggctCCCACTTAGCCTGGTATTGCGGTGTCATTACGGTCGGTTATCCTTGTCAAGGCTTCGCGCTGTGTTTCGCTACCCCAGGAGGACAGTGCGACACTCCTCACATGacatgtttcagtgtttctcaCCTGCTCTCAGGTGTGAAACTCATTTCAGTTCTCATAGAGGATTCTCATCTTTACCGCCTGCCAGAGACGACTCTATTGGGAAGATCCAGTCAACACATTATCATCTCGTCTACACGTGCAAG GTTTGCTCCACCAGGTCCATGCAGAAAATTTCAAAACTGGCTTACCACAAGGGCATAGTGATCGTGACATGTCCAGGGTGCAACAATCATCATATCATCGCTGACAACCTCAACTGGTTTTCAGACCTAGAGGGGAAAAG AAACATTGAGGAAATCCTTGCTGCTAAAGGAGAGACGGTGAAGAAGGTTGAAGGAAGTGCTGCTTTGGAGATAGTTGTGGATGAATCCAGCAGAGACGAGTCTCAGCAAAGTGACAAAATGGACAGTAAtccagaaagagaaaacaaataa